From the Corythoichthys intestinalis isolate RoL2023-P3 chromosome 15, ASM3026506v1, whole genome shotgun sequence genome, one window contains:
- the rrh gene encoding visual pigment-like receptor peropsin: MGTLTGLNISNEDIPYGGKSSFSQLEHNIVAGYLITAGIISLLSNIVVLLMFVKFKELRTATNFIIINLAFTDIGVAGIGYPMSAASDIHGSWKFGYNGCQIYAALNIFFGMASIGLLTVVAIDRYLTICRPDLGQKMTVRSYNLLILAAWLNALFWSTMPVVGWAGYAPDPTGATCTINWRQNDASFISYTMTVICVNFVVPLSVMFYCYYNVSATVNRYKANNCLDNINIDWSDQMDVTKMSIVMIVMFLVAWSPYSMVCLWASFGDPSTIPAPMAIIAPLFAKSSTFYNPCIYVIANKKFRRAIIGMIRCQSRQRVTINTQVPMTTSQQPLAQ, translated from the exons ATGGGAACTTTGACTGGCCTCAACATATCAAATGAGGATATACCTTATGGAGGAAAAAGTTCTTTTTCCCAACTGGAGCACAACATTGTGGCTGGATATCTTATTACtgctg GGATCATCAGTCTGTTAAGCAACATTGTTGTTCTTTTAATGTTTGTGAAGTTTAAGGAACTCCGCACTGCTACCAACTTTATTATCATTAACTTGGCTTTTACTGATATCGGAGTGGCTGGCATTGGTTACCCTATGTCAGCAGCCTCTGACATCCATGGAAGCTGGAAATTTGGCTACAATGGCTGCCAG atTTATGCAGCTCTCAACATCTTCTTTGGCATGGCTAGCATTGGCCTGTTAACTGTGGTGGCCATTGACCGATACCTCACAATTTGCAGGCCTGATTTAG ggcagaaaatgacagtacgTTCATACAATCTCCTTATTCTGGCAGCATGGCTTAATGCTTTATTTTGGTCTACTATGCCTGTAGTGGGCTGGGCTGGCTATGCTCCAGACCCAACTGGAGCTACATGCACCATTAACTGGCGGCAGAATGATGC ATCCTTCATTTCTTACACAATGACGGTGATTTGTGTTAACTTTGTCGTCCCTCTGTCCGTCATGTTTTACTGCTACTACAATGTGTCTGCCACAGTGAACAGATACAAGGCAAACAACTGCCTAGATAACATTAATATTGACTGGTCGGATCAGATGGACGTAACAAAG ATGTCCATTGTGATGATCGTAATGTTCCTCGTGGCCTGGTCTCCATACTCCATGGTGTGTCTGTGGGCATCTTTCGGTGACCCCAGCACAATCCCTGCGCCCATGGCCATCATCGCCCCTCTTTTTGCCAAGTCGTCCACCTTTTACAACCCCTGCATAtatgttattgctaacaaaaa ATTCCGAAGAGCTATCATTGGCATGATCCGGTGTCAAAGCAGACAGCGTGTCACCATTAATACTCAGGTTCCAATGACAACATCTCAACAGCCTCTGGCTCAGTGA
- the enpep gene encoding glutamyl aminopeptidase, with amino-acid sequence MVKNMDLEEGKKHYCIRGKHVVIICITVVVCSLAVGLGVGLSRPEATSTATESPPAPTADPTQTPEPSRGPCKPSTDSSGDWKNFRLPDYVKPIHYDLLLEPDLMDDTYKGTVEIQLEVSKPTRHLWLHIRETFVTEKPRLKLLGRQGVQKHVSIESCFEYEPQEYVVVEAAEELRKTGPGEVYVLSLDFQGWLNGSLVGFYRVIYTEAGVTKKIAATDHEPTDARKSFPCFDEPNKKATYKITIIHDDNYEALSNMPLESAPELLSGNKKRTAFQKSVPMSTYLVCFAVHQFKHVERKSARGIPLRIYTQPSQLPTAEYAADTTKVIFDYFEEYFNMNYSISKLDKIAIPDFGTGAMENWGLITYRETNLLYDSNQSSSYNKQRVASVIAHELVHQWFGNIVTMDWWDDLWLNEGFASFFEYIGVEKAEPTWGMRDIMIISDVLPVMVDDALLSSHPIIVNVSTPAEITSVFDSISYSKGASILRMLEDWMGKDLFRDGCRKYLKDYYFKNAKTSNFWDSLADASGFPVGEVMETWTKQMGYPVVDLTFTNTEAKLKQSRFLLDPNADANQPPSPLGYKWTIPIKWHSVKSNKNMSDLFNMSSAEHILKNYSPSEDGLLKINNDHIGFYRVNHDDQMWNTISEQLQDTHLEFDAADRASYIDDVFALARADKIDYGNAFNLTMYLNNETYYIVWDRVASSIAYVRDMLSGNDALYPKFQKLFRSHVKKISSELGWDDVGTQTNRLLREIVHSIACQMGNQDALNNASDLFNQWIDGTLRDIPVNLRLLVYRYGMKNAGNEAKWTIMFERYKNTGLAQEKDKLLYGLASVQDIKLLWRLLEASKDESVVRSQDLFTLVRYVSYNPMGQSMAWDWTTLNWEYLVKRYTINDRSLGRLLKSLSVNYNTEQQLWKMEHFFSLTPDAGAGVIPRQQALETVKNNIKWIQANENEIQMWLERNVL; translated from the exons ATGGTGAAAAATATGGACTTGGAGGAGGGCAAGAAGCATTACTGCATCCGTGGCAAGCATGTAGTCATTATTTGTATTACCGTAGTTGTCTGCTCTTTGGCAGTGGGTCTTGGGGTGGGTCTCTCGAGGCCTGAGGCGACCTCAACGGCCACAGAGTCTCCACCAGCACCTACGGCAGACCCGACACAGACTCCTGAACCTAGCAGAGGGCCCTGCAAAccttctactgacagtagcggTGATTGGAAGAACTTCCGTCTGCCCGACTATGTCAAACCGATCCATTACGACTTGCTGCTGGAACCAGACCTCATGGATGATACTTACAAGGGCACAGTGGAGATTCAATTAGAAGTCAGCAAGCCGACACGTCATCTATGGCTCCATATCAGAGAGACTTTTGTCACTGAAAAGCCCAGATTGAAGTTGCTGGGCAGGCAGGGTGTGCAGAAGCATGTGTCAATTGAGAGTTGCTTTGAATATGAGCCGCAGGAATATGTGGTGGTGGAGGCTGCAGAGGAGCTACGTAAAACTGGTCCTGGGGAAGTGTATGTGCTCAGTTTGGATTTTCAAGGGTGGCTGAATGGATCCCTGGTGGGATTTTATAGAGTTATTTACACTGAAGCTGGAGTCACCAA AAAGATTGCCGCGACTGATCATGAACCAACAGATGCCAGGAAATCCTTTCCCTGCTTTGATGAACCAAACAAAAAGGCCAcctataaaatcaccatcattcATGATGATAATTATGAAGCTCTGTCCAACATGCCACTTGAG AGTGCCCCTGAACTTCTGTCTGGCAATAAAAAGAGGACCGCTTTCCAAAAGTCCGTTCCAATGAGTACTTATTTAGTATGTTTTGCCGTGCACCAGTTCAAGCATGTGGAGAGAAAATCTGCCAGAGGAATTCCT TTGAGAATTTACACGCAACCAAGTCAGTTACCAACCGCCGAATATGCAGCAGACACAACTAAAGTCATTTTTGACTACTTTGAGGAATACTTCAATATGAACTACTCCATCTCAAAACTgg atAAAATAGCTATCCCTGACTTTGGCACTGGTGCAATGGAAAACTGGGGACTCATCACCTACAGGGAGACCAACTTACTGTACGATAGCAACCAATCATCCTCATATAATAAGCAGAGAGTTGCAAGTGTTATTGCCCATGAGCTGGTACACCAG TGGTTTGGGAATATTGTGACTATGGATTGGTGGGACGATCTCTGGCTTAATGAAGGCTTTGCCAGCTTCTTTGAGTACATCGGTGTGGAGAAAGCAGAGCCCACCTGGGGAATG CGAGACATCATGATCATCAGTGATGTGCTTCCTGTCATGGTGGACGACGCTCTCCTATCGTCCCATCCGATTATTGTTAATGTGTCGACTCCCGCGGAAATCACATCAGTGTTCGATTCTATATCATACAGCAAG ggCGCTTCCATCCTCAGGATGCTGGAGGACTGGATGGGTAAAGATCTGTTTAGAGATGGCTGTCGG aaatatTTAAAAGACTATTACTTCAAGAACGCTAAAACCAGCAACTTCTGGGATTCTCTAGCCGAT GCTAGCGGGTTTCCAGTTGGAGAGGTAATGGAGACTTGGACAAAGCAGATGGGTTATCCAGTGGTGGACTTGACTTTCACAAATACAGAGGCAAAATTGAAGCAAAGTCGTTTCCTCCTGGATCCCAATGCTGACGCCAACCAACCTCCTTCACCCCTTGG TTACAAATGGACCATCCCAATCAAGTGGCATTCTGTGAAGAGCAATAAGAACATGTCAGACTTGTTCAACATGTCTAGCGCAG AGCACATCCTAAAGAACTACTCACCTTCAGAAGACGGTTTGCTGAAGATCAACAATGATCATATAGGATTCTATCGAGTTAACCATGATGACCAGATGTGGAACACCATTAGCGAACAGCTTCAAGACACTCACTTG GAGTTTGATGCCGCTGATCGCGCAAGCTACATTGATGATGTCTTTGCTCTAGCGAG GGCAGACAAGATAGATTATGGCAATGCCTTCAACCTTACAATGTATCTAAATAACGAGACTTATTACATTGTGTGGGACCGTGTAGCCTCCTCTATTGCCTATGTTCGGGACATGCTATCAGGAAATGATGCTCTCTATCCAAAGTTTCAG AAACTGTTCCGtagtcatgtaaaaaaaatttcatctgAACTAGGATGGGATGATGTCGGAACACAAACAAACAG GTTACTGCGGGAGATTGTGCACAGTATTGCTTGTCAAATGGGAAATCAGGATGCATTAAATAACGCCTCAGACCTTTTTAACCAATGGATTGATGGAACTCTCAG AGATATACCAGTGAACCTAAGGTTGTTAGTCTATCGTTACGGCATGAAAAACGCAGGCAATGAGGCAAAGTGGACAATCATGTTTGAGAGGTACAAAAATACCGGCTTGGCACAGGAAAAGGACAAGTTGCTATACGGACTGGCGTCTGTTCAGGATATAAAACTTCTTTGGAG ACTCCTCGAAGCCTCTAAAGATGAGAGTGTGGTGAGGAGCCAGGATCTGTTTACTCTGGTTAGATACGTGTCCTATAACCCGATGGGTCAGAGCATGGCCTGGGACTGGACTACACTCAACTGGGAATACCTGGTTAAAAG ATACACAATCAATGACAGGAGCCTTGGTCGCCTTTTGAAAAGCCTCTCCGTTAATTACAACACAGAGCAACAACTGTGGAAG ATGGAGCATTTCTTCAGTCTCACTCCTGATGCTGGTGCTGGAGTGATTCCAAGACAGCAAGCACTGGAGACcgtcaaaaataacattaaatggaTCCAAGCGAATGAGAATGAGATACAAATGTGGCTAGAGAGAAATGTCCTCTAA